In one Rhinoraja longicauda isolate Sanriku21f chromosome 32, sRhiLon1.1, whole genome shotgun sequence genomic region, the following are encoded:
- the LOC144608631 gene encoding POU domain class 2-associating factor 2-like translates to MSTDATGKERGRWERRGNRGVWPTASSRVLTSFACSSHITEGSVICGLFTGKLQLLLQIIHSVKFPSDHSKRIYQGVRVKHTVKDLLAEKRSRQTNVPFKYNTGTNSYQPSPYVQMPGSHVIPSYYGARRQHLSDSDLPHCHSSKQYSADVYSTSMGSKSFGCDPPAVSGYQHLFDPYITETFGDYRPPTFPSGASSIFTPQPLTPLIPPYPNEASHFLLRDSWEGVQENGSQSEAICDTLQQMQTSPTDCPSQHHGNHSLPDTASASPAQYKSSARNGSRPGSSSQPYSLYPLDEMHFGPGYPSTSAYGCAPFMTVASELAAKSLHLTSEDSADNAAQSMLDLSPWAKEEAGTSWPLYEVRRTY, encoded by the exons GGTCCTTACGAGTTTTGCCTGCAGCAGTCACATAACAGAGGGCTCTGTAATCTGTGGGCTGTTCACCGGGAAGCTGCAACTGCTGCTGCAAATAATTCATTCGGTGAAAT TTCCATCGGACCATTCGAAACGCATTTATCAGGGAGTTCGTGTTAAGCATACCGTTAAAGATCTGCTGGCGGAGAAAAGGTCACGGCAGACTAATGTGCCCTTCAAGTACAAC ACAGGAACCAACTCTTACCAACCATCACCTTACGTCCAAATGCCTG GTAGTCATGTTATACCCAGCTACTATGGTGCAAGAAGACAGCATCTATCAGATTCCGACCTGCCTCATTGCCACTCATCGAAACAGTACTCAGCGGATGTGTACTCAACTTCAATGGGCAGCAAGTCCTTTGGATGTGACCCACCGGCAGTATCTGGTTATCAACACCTCTTCGACCCTTACATTACGGAAACGTTTGGAGATTACCGCCCACCGACGTTCCCATCCGGAGCAAGTTCCATTTTCACgcctcagcctctgacaccccTCATTCCTCCTTACCCCAATGAGGCATCCCATTTCCTGTTG AGGGATTCATGGGAAGGTGTGCAAGAAAATGGCAGCCAGAGTGAGGCAATCTGCGACACGCTCCAGCAGATGCAGACGTCACCGACTGACTGTCCATCGCAACACCACGGCAACCACTCCCTGCCTGACACTGCCTCTGCCTCTCCGGCCCAGTACAAGAGCTCTGCCCGGAACGGCAGCAGGCCCGGCTCCAGTTCCCAACCCTACTCTCTGTACCCGCTGGACGAGATGCACTTCGGCCCTGGTTACCCATCCACCTCGGCCTATGGATGCGCCCCGTTCATGACTGTAGCCTCCGAGCTGGCGGCCAAGTCCCTCCATCTCACGTCCGAAGATTCGGCCGACAACGCGGCCCAATCCATGCTTGATCTGTCGCCCTGGGCTAAAGAAGAAGCCGGCACCAGCTGGCCTTTGTATGAAGTCAGGCGGACCTACTGA